The DNA segment GCCTGCGTTGCAGAAGGAACTCGTGGAAGTGATCCGCAAATACGTCAACATCGAGTCCGATCAAGTGCAGGTCGCTCTGGAAAACCAGGGTAGCTGCTCGATTCTGGAACTCAACGTCACCCTGCCCGATCGCTGATCCGGCAGTCGCCAGCGGCGCAACCGGCAACCCTCATCCGTCGAGGGTCGCTGCTTGCGCCGCTGGCATTTTTCATAGCGTACCGAGGCCGTCTACCCGCATGCCGTTGTCGAATATCCGCATCCTCCATCAGGACAGTGCCGTCCTGGTAATCGATAAGCCCACGCTTCTGTTGTCGGTTCCTGGCCGCGCCGAAGACAACAAGGACTGCCTGATTACCCGCCTGCAGGAAAACGGTTACCCCGAGGCCCGCATCGTGCATCGCCTGGACTGGGAAACCTCCGGCATCATCCTGCTGGCCCGTGATGCCGACAGCCACCGCGAACTGTCGCGGCAGTTTCACGACCGCGAGACCGAGAAAGCCTACACCGCGCTGTGCTGGGGCCAGCCGACGCTGGATAGCGGCAGCATTGACCTGCCGCTGCGCTACGACCCGCCGACCAAACCGCGCCATGTGGTGGACCACGAGCATGGCAAACACGCCCTGACGTTCTGGAAAGTCCTCGAACGGGCCGCCGACCATTGCCGCGTCGAACTGACCCCGATCACCGGACGCTCGCACCAGTTGCGTGTGCACATGCTGTCGATCGGTCATCCACTGCTCGGTGACGGCCTGTATGCCCACCCGCAAGCACTGGCGGCGTATCCACGCCTGTGCCTGCATGCCAGCATGCTGAGCTTCACCCACCCGGTCAGCGGCGAGCGGTTACGCTTCGAGTGCCCGGCACCGTTCTGAGATTTTGTCACGTACCCGTAGGAGCCGCTTTAGCGGCGAAGGCTACCGCCTTCGCGAGCACACTCGTTCCTACAAGCGCCATATTGCCAGCCAATGCGTTAAACTCGCGCCATTGCTGTCTGGAGTGACTTATGCGTGAAGAGTTGAACAAGGGCCTGATCGACTTCCTCAAGGCCTCGCCTACCCCGTTCCATGCCACCGCGACCCTGGTGCAACATCTGGAGGCCGGTGGCTTCCAGCGCCTGGACGAGCGTGACACCTGGGCCGTCGAGGCTGGCGGCCGCTATTACGTGACCCGCAATGACTCATCCGTCGTCGCCTGGCGCATGGGCCGCCACTCACCGCTGATCAGCGGCATCCGCATGGTCGGCGCGCACACCGACAGCCCGTGCCTGCGGGTCAAGCCACAGCCGGAGCTGCAACGCCAGGGCTTCTGGCAACTGGGTGTGGAAGTCTACGGCGGCGCGTTGCTTGCCCCCTGGTTCGACCGCGACCTGTCGCTGGCAGGGCGTGTGACCTTCCGCCGTGACGGCAAGGTCGAGAGTCAGCTGGTCAATTTCAAACAGCCGATTGCGGTGATCCCCAACCTGGCGATTCACCTCAACCGTACCGCCAACGAAGGCTGGCAGATCAACCCGCAGATCGAGCTGCCACCGATTCTCGCCCAGGTGGCCGGTGATGAACGCCCGGACTTCCGCGCCTTGCTCACCGATCAACTGGCCCGTGAGCACGATCTCAATGCCGACGTGGTGCTCGACTACGAGCTGAGCTTCTACGACACCCAGAGCGCCGCGGTGATTGGCCTCAATGGCGACTTCATCGCCGGTGCGCGGCTGGACAACCTGCTGTCGTGCTACGCCGGCCTGCAGGCGCTGCTGGGCAGCGACAGCGAGGAAACCTGCCTGTTGGTCTGTACCGATCACGAGGAAATCGGTTCGGCTTCAGCCTGTGGCGCCGACGGGCCGATGCTGGAGCAGATCGTTCAGCGGCTGGTCAGTGATCATGAAGATTACGTGCGCACGATCCAGCGCTCGTTGTTGATCTCTGCCGACAATGCCCATGGGGTGCACCCTAACTATGCCGACAAGCATGATGGCAATCATGGTCCCAAGCTCAATGCCGGCCCGGTAATCAAGGTCAACAATAACCAGCGCTACGCGACCAATAGTGAAACAGCCGGTTTTTTCCGTCATCTGTGCATGGCGGTGGAAGTGCCGGTGCAGAGTTTCGTGGTACGCAGTGATATGGGCTGTGGTTCGACCATTGGGCCGATCACTGCCAGTCATCTGGGTATTCGCACGGTAGATATTGGCTTGCCGACCTTTGCGATGCATTCGATTCGCGAGCTGGCGGGCAGTCATGATCTGGCGCACCTGGTCAAAGTCCTGGGCGCGTTCTACACCAGTAACGAGTTGCCTTGACCATTGACGGCCTTCGCCCGCAGGAGCGGCTAGCCGCGAAAAGGCGTGATCTGCGCAGCGATAGAAAATCCTTTTTCGCGGTTTCTGGACTGCAGGTTTCGCCCTGCTGGGCGAGTTACTTTGGGAGTCAGTTCAGCGCTTGCCACGGCTAGTCCCGCTTCAAGCGGGATTCCCTCACTCCGGCGCCGACTTGGCGGTCGGCGTCGTCTATGCCATCCCGGCTCGAAGAGCAAAAGCAGAAGCTTAACGCCAGTGGCAGCAGTTCCTTCAGTCCCCACCCATCACGGCACTGACCCGTATCGCATCATGCCGCCAGTATTCCAGGTCGCAGTCGATCAGTCGTCCGTTGCGGTCATGATTGACTCTGGCGATGCACAACCCAGGCGTGCCGATCGAGACTTTCAGGGCGGCGGCGGCTTCGGCATGCAGGGCGGTGGGTGACAGTTCGAAGTTGACCCGCCCGTATTGCAACCCATAGCGCTCGGTATAAAGCTCGGTCAGTGATTGGCTCAGGTCACAGTCGAGGATGCCGGGGAAGCACTCGGGGCGCAGGTAGTGCTCCACATACAGCACCAGACGTTGATCGATGCGCCGGGCGCGGCAGATCTGAATCACACTGGACAACGCCGGCAGTTGCAGCCGCTGGCAGATGACAGCCGAAGCCGGTTGCAGGCGGGCCGAGAGCAGCTGGGTATGCGCCTGCCGTCCCTGGGCGCTGACCATGGCATGAAAGTGACTGCGGCTGTTGAGGTCATAGGCCAGGCGTGGTGGCGAGATGAACCAGCCGCGGCGTTCTTCCCGGTAGATCAATCCTTGAGCTTCCAGTTGCAACAAGGCCTCGCGCAGGGTAATGCGCGTGGTGGCGAATACTTCGCTGAGTCGTCGCTCTGCCGGCAGCTTGCTGCCCGGCGGCAGCAGGCCGCTCTCAATCTGCTCCTGCAAGGCTTTGCCGATAGTGACAACGGCTCGTGGTTCATCGTCGCGCATTGAGCGTCCTGAATGGTCTAGTCCAGCGCCATAAGTGAGCACCAGAGCCTTCTGGCATCTGGCTCGATAGCCTAGTTCGCACAGATGACTGTCCTGTGACAATTGCTCGTCGAGGTCAGCCAAGACTAGATCACAATCTGTTGCAACACCTTGCCGATCAAGGGTTCAAGCTTGGTCTACGCTGTACACCCAGAGCGACCTGAGCAACGGATTTTTCCATTGCACACCCCATGCCGACACGAAAATGTCATGCAAGGCGCCTAATTTGGCTCAGGTATTGCTGATCTAGACCAAGACCACCCTCTTGCCGCATGTGCATCAAGGAGCTTCGAATGAAACACCTTTTGTTGGCATCACTGCTGGGTTCAGCCATTGCCCTGAGCAACACGGCCTTCGCGAACACTGATCTGAAATCCCTGGAAGACGCCGCCCGTGCCGAAGGCGCGGTCAACAGCGTCGGCATGCCTGATGACTGGGCCAACTGGAAAGGCACCTGGGCTGACCTGACCGCCAAGTACGGCCTCAAGCACAGCGATACCGACATGAGTTCGGCCCAGGAAGTGGCCAAGTTCGATGCCGAGAAAGACAACGCCAGCGCCGACATCGGTGACGTGGGCGCCGCCTTCGGCCCGATCGCCACGGCCAAGGGCGTGACCCAGCCTTACAAGCCGAGCACCTGGGAGCAGGTACCGGACTGGGCCAAGGACAAGGACGGCCACTGGGCGCTGGCCTACACCGGCACCATCGCGTTTATCGTCAACAAGAACCTGCTGCACGGATCGGAAATTCCAAAAAGCTGGGCCGATCTGAAAACCGGCAAGTACAAGGTCTCCATCGGTGACGTCAGCACCGCCGCGCAAGCCGCCAATGGTGTGCTGGCCGCCTCGTTTGCCTTCAAGGGCGACGAAACCAACATCGAGCCGGGCCTGCAACTGTTCACCGAACTGGCGAAGCAGAAGCGCCTGTCGCTGGCCAACCCGACCATCCAGACCATCGAGAAAGGTGAAATCGAAGTCGGAGTGGTCTGGGACTTCAACGGCCTGAGCTACAAAGCCAAGATGGCCAAACCCGATGACTACGTGGTGCTGATTCCGTCCGATGGCTCGGTGATTTCCGGCTACACCACGATCATCAACAAATACGCCAAGCACCCCAATGCAGCCAAGCTGACCCGTGAGTACATCTTCAGTGATGCCGGGCAGATCAACCTGGCCAAGGGCAACGCCCGGCCAATCCGCGCCGAGCACATCACCCTGCCGGACGAGGTCAAGGCCAAGCTGCTGCCCAACGAGCAGTACAAGCACGTGACACCGATCAAGAACCCCGATGCCTGGGAAAAAACCTCCAAGGCCTTGCCGCAAAAGTGGAACGAGCAAGTCATCATCGAGATGAATTGACCGACCCACGGTAGGAGCGGCCGGGCGGCGATCCGCTTTAGCCGCGAATGGGCCGAGACAGACGCTGCATCTTAAGCGCCTGGAATATTGCCTTCGCGAGCAAGCTCGCTCCTACCCTATTTCACCCTCTGGGAGCGTCTGACTTGAAGTCTCTTTCCCGCGGGCAATGGCTGGCGCTGTTATGCCTGCTACCCTTCGCCCTGTTTTTCATCGTGTTCCAGATCGCGCCGCTGGCCTGGGTTGCGATCCATAGCCTGCAGTCGGACAACGGCTGGGGGCTGGATAATTTCGCCAAGGTGTTCAACTCACGGTTTTACCGTCAGGCGATCCAGTTCAGCCTGGAGATCAGCTTCTGGTCGAGCCTGTTCGGCATCGTCATTGCGCTGATTGGCGCCTGGTCGCTGCGTCAGGTCGACTCAAGGCTGCGCGACTTCGTCAGCGCCTTTGCCAACATGACCAGCAACTTCACCGGCGTGCCGCTGGCCTTCGCGTTCATTATCCTGCTGGGTTTCAACGGTGCCGTGACCCTGATGCTCAAACAGGCCGGGATCATCGATGACTTCAGCCTGTACTCCAAGACCGGGCTGATCATTGTCTACACCTATTTCCAGATTCCTCTGGGCGTGCTGCTGCTCTACCCGGCCTTCGATGCGCTGCGCGAAGACTGGGCCGAGTCGGCGGCGCTGCTCGGTGCCAGCCCCTGGCAGTTCTGGCGGCATATCGGCCTGCCGGTGCTGACCCCGGCGCTGCTGGGCACCTTCGTGATTCTGCTGGCCAACGCGCTGGGCGCCTACGCCACGGTGTATGCCCTGACCACGGGCAACTTCAACGTGCTGCCGATCCGCATCGCCGCGCTGGTGGCCGGTGACATCACCCTCGACCCCAATACCGCCAGCGCCCTGGCGATGATCCTGGTCGGGCTCATGACCCTGGTGACCGTGGTGCATCAATGGCTGCTGAGAAGGAGCTACCATGTCGCGCGCTGAGAAAGGCTCTTCACAACAACAGGCCAGCCTGTATCACCGTGCGGTGGTGTGGTTGCTGTTTTTGATCCTGCTGCTGCCGCTGGCCGGCACGTTCCTGTACTCCATCTCAACCAGCTGGTCGGCCACCGTGCTGCCCAGCGGCCTGACCTTCAAGTGGTACTTGGCCTTGTGGAGCGACGCGCGGTTTCTGACCGCCTTCGCCCAGTCGCTGCTGGTCTGCGTCGGCGCCCTGCTGCTGTCGGTGCTGTTGATTCTGCCGCTGCTGTTCGTGGTGCATTACCACTTCCCGCGGCTGGACGGGCTGATGAACATCCTGATCCTGCTGCCCTTTGCCGTGCCACCGGTGGTGTCGTCGGTGGGGCTGCTACAGCTGTATGGCTCCGGGCCAATGGCCATGGTCGGTACGCCGTGGATCCTGATCGGTTGTTACTTCACCATCGCCCTGCCCTTCATGTACCGGGCCATCACCAACAACCTGCAGGCGATCAACCTCATCGACCTGATGGACGCCGCCCGGCTGTTGGGCGCCAATACCTGGCAGGCGGCGTTTCTGGTGGTGTTGCCCAACCTGCGCAAGGGCCTGATGGTCGCCCTGCTGCTGTCGTTCTCTTTTCTGTTCGGCGAATTCGTGTTTGCCAACCTGCTGGTCGGCACCCGCTATGAAACCTTGCAGGTGTACCTGAACAACATGCGCAACAGCAGCGGCCACTTCAACAGTGCCTTGGTGGTTTCCTATTTTGTCTTCGTGCTGGCACTGACCTGGGTCGCCAACCGACTGAACAAGGACAAGAGCTGACATGAGTTTTATCAGTATCGAAAAGCTGCAAAAGAGCTACACCGGCACGCCTGTGTTCAGCGACATCAACCTGCACATCGACCAAGGGGAGTTCATTACCCTGCTCGGCCCGTCCGGGTGTGGCAAGTCGACGCTGCTGCGCTGCATTGCCGGGCTGACACCGGTGGACAGCGGGCGCATCCTGCTCGACGGCCAGGACCTGGTGCCGCAAACCCCGCAAAAGCGTAACATCGGCATGGTGTTCCAGAGCTACGCGCTGTTCCCCAACATGAGCGTGGAGCAGAACGTCGCCTTCGGCCTGCGCATGCAGAAGGTCAGCGCTGACGACAGCCAACGCCGGGTCAGTGAAATTTTGCAGTTGGTCGAACTGCAGGATTTTGCCAAACGCTACCCACACCAGTTGTCCGGCGGCCAATGCCAGCGGGTGGCCCTGGCCCGTTCGCTGGTGACCCGCCCGCGCCTGCTGCTGCTCGATGAGCCGCTGTCGGCACTGGATGCGCGGATTCGCAAACACCTGCGTGAACAGATCCGCGCCATCCAGCGTGAGCTGGGCCTGACCACGATCTTCGTCACCCATGACCAGGAAGAAGCCCTGACCATGTCGGACCGCATCGTGCTGATGAATCAGGGTCAGATCGTCCAGAGCGGCGACGCCGAAACGCTCTACACCGCACCGGTGGATGCCTTCGCTGCGGGCTTTATCGGCAACTACAACCTGCTCGACGCCCAGACCGCCAGCCGCCTGCTGCAACGCCCGGTCGACAGCCGCATCGCCATCCGCCCGGAGGCCATCGAACTGAGCAGCAGCGGCGAGCTGGCCGGCGAAATCGTCAGCCACAGCCTGCTGGGCAACGTGATCCGTTACCGCGTGCAGGTCAACGGCGTGGCGCTGGTAGTCGACGTGCTCAACCGCTCGGCAGCGGACCTGCAGCCCGACGGGCAGGCAGTGGGGCTGAACATCGAACCCGCCGCGATTCGCCATCTGCAGTAGGAGCGAGGTTGCTGGCGAAAAAAATCAGCCCTGACGCAACATCTCGGGCGTCTGGACGACAGCTTTCGCGACCAAGCTCGCTCCCACAAGGTACAGTGTCGCCATCACGCTCATAAAGGACCCTATCAATGCCCGTAGCGATTTTCGATCTGGACGAAACCCTCATCGATGGTGACTGCTCCACCTTATGGTGCGAGCAGATGGGCCGCCTGGGCTGGGTCGACCCGGCCTCGTTCATGCGCCGCAACGACGAGATGATGGAGGCCTACAAAGCCGGTGAACTGGCCATGGAGGACTACATGGCGTTCAGCCTGGAGCCAATGGCTGGCCGTACTCCTGAAGAGATCGAGCATTTGGTCGGCCCCTGGGTCGAGGACTTCATTGAGCCGATCATCTTTTCCGATGCCTGCAAGGCCATCGCCGAACACCGCGCAAAAGGCGACCGAATTCTGGTGATCTCTGCCTCTGGCGTGCATCTGGTGGCGCCGATCGCCGAGCGCTTGGGTATCGATGAAGTGCTGGCCATTGATCTGGACATACAGCATGGTCATTACAGCGGCGCCACAACCGGCGTGCTGACCTACCAGCAAGGCAAGGTCACCCGCCTGCTGGAATGGCTCGACGCCGAAGGCGAGAACCTTGAAGGCGCCAGTTTCTATTCCGATTCACGCAACGACCTGCCCTTGCTGCAGACCGTTGACCACCCGCATGCGGTCAATCCTGACCCGCTGCTGCTGGCCCACGCGCAACAGGCCGGCTGGCCGGTGCATGCCTGGAAATAGACTGGCGCCTGGGCGGGTCAGCTCAGGCTGCCATCAATGATCAGCACCAGCTTGCCCGACACCTGGTTGCTGGCAAGCTCTTCGAAAGCCGCCTGGGCCTGTTCGATCGGGTAAGTCCGCGCCAGCTGCGGGCTGAGCCGGCCTTCGGCGAACAGCGGCCAGACCTGCTGGCCGAGGTCGCTGAGCAAGTCGGCCTTGAACTGATCATCGCGGCTGCGCAGGGTCGAGCCCAGCAACTGAATACGCTTGCCCAGCACGTGGGCCAGGTCGAGCTGGGCATGGCGCCCGCCCATCATGCCGATCAGCACCCAGCGACCGTCCTGGGCCAGCAGTTTGAGGTTGGCATTGGAATAATCTTCGCCACCGACCGGATCGAGGATCGCGTCAAACGGGCCAAGCGCTTTCAGCCCATCCAGACCTTCGCTGCGTAGCACACCGCCCTGGGCACCGAGCTGAACACAATAGTCCAGCCGCTCAGCGGAGCCGACACTGACCCAGACCGGGCTGCCAAAAGCCTTGCAGAGCTGAATCGCGGCTGAACCAACGCCACTTGCACCGGCGTGCAGCAAGACCTTTTCGCCAGGCTTGATGGCTGCCAGCTGGAACAGGTTCAGCCAGGCCGTGGCGTACACCTCCGGCAACGCTGCCGCTTCGGCCAGGCCCAGGTTTTCCGGGACCGGCAGAACATGGCGGGCATCGACCACCACCTCTTCAGCCATGCCGCCCCCGGCCAGCAGGGCGCAGACCCGGTCACCGACCTGCCAACTGCTGCCCGGCCCTACCTCGGCGATCACCCCGGCGCACTCCAGACCAAGTATTTCGCTGGCTCCAGGCGGTGGCGGGTACTTGCCTTCGCACTGCAGCAGGTCGGCGCGGTTGAGACCGGCAGCCGCCACCTTGATTCGTACTTGTCCTACATCGAGGGCTGGACTTGTGCTGTCAGCCCATTCCACATGTCCGTTAACGCCTTGCAATGCCTTCACAGTGCCTCCATAGTGAGTCAGGACTGAGCCCGCGGCCTATGCCGGGGGCTTTTGCATTATGCGACCGGGTCCATGGAACCGGCGATCTCTAAGACGGCCTAATATGCGTTATCAATTGTCTCCGCGTCGAATCAGCATGAAGCATTTTATCCCGAGCACCGCCCTCGCACTGCTCATCGGCCTGGCCACCCTGCCGATGTCAGCCAGCACCTTTGCCGCCAACAGCTGGGACAAGCTTCAGCCTGATCGCGACGAAGTGATTGCCAGCCTGAATGTCGTGGAGCTGCTCAAGCGCCACCACTACAGCAAGCCGCCACTGGACGACAAGCGTTCGGTCATCATCTACAACAGCTACCTCAAGCTGCTCGACCCCTCGCGCAGCTACTTTCTGGCCAGCGACGTCGCCGAGTTCGACAAATGGCAGACCCAGTTCGACGATTTTCTCAAAAGCGGCGACCTGAACGCCGGCTTCACCATCTACAAGCGCTACCTCGACCGCAGCAAGTCGCGCATGGACTTTGCCCTGGCTGAACTGAACAAGGGCGTCGACAAGCTCGACTTCAACGCCAAGGAAACCCTGCTGGTCGACCGCAAGGACGCGCCATGGCCGAAAACCGCCGCCGAGATGGACGACTTGTGGCGCAAGCGCCTCAAGGATGAAGTCCTGCGCCTGAAGATCGCGGGCAAAGAACCGGCCAAGATTCAGGAGACCCTGACCAAGCGCTACAAGAACCAGCTGTCGCGCCTGAACCAGACCCGCGCCGAAGACATCTTCCAGGCGTACCTGAACTCCTTCGCGATGTCTTACGACCCGCACACCAACTACCTGTCACCTGACAGCGCAGAGAATTTCGACATCAACATGAGCCTGTCGCTCGAAGGCATCGGTGCGGTGCTGCAGAGCGACAGCGACAACGTCAAGATCGTGCGCCTGGTGCCGGCCGGTCCTGCGGCCAAGACCAAGCAGGTCTCGACCGCCGACAAGATCATCGGCGTCGCCCAGGGCGACAAGGAAATGGTCGACGTGATCGGCTGGCGTCTCGATGAGGTGGTCAAGCTGATTCGCGGCCCGAAAGGCTCGGTGGTGCGCCTGGAAATCATCCCGGCCAGCAATGCGCCGAACGACCAGACCAGCAAGGTGGTGTCGATCACCCGCGAAGCGGTCAAGCTTGAAGAGCAGGCGGCCAAGAAGTCGATCCTCAACCTCAAGCAGGACGGTCGCGACTACAAGCTCGGCGTCATCGAAATCCCGGCCTTCTACCTGGACTTCAAGGCCTACCGCGCTGGCGATCCGGAGTACAAGAGCACCACCCGTGACGTGAAGAAACTGCTCACCGAGCTGCAGGCCGAGAAGGTCGACGGCCTGGTACTGGACCTGCGCAACAACGGCGGTGGCTCGCTGCAGGAAGCCACTGAGCTGACCAGCCTGTTTATCGAGAAAGGCCCGACCGTGCTGGTGCGTAACGCCGACGGCAAGGTCGATGTGCTCGAAGACGAAGCCAAAGGCGCCTTCTATAAAGGCCCGATGGCGGTACTGGTCAACCGGCTCTCGGCTTCGGCTTCGGAGATCTTCGCCGGCGCCATGCAGGACTATCATCGCGCACTGATCATCGGTGGCCAGACCTTCGGCAAAGGCACCGTGCAGACCATCCAGCCGCTCAACCACGGCGAACTGAAGCTGACCCTGGCCAAGTTCTACCGGGTGTCCGGGCAAAGCACCCAGCACCAGGGTGTGGTGCCGGACATTACCTACCCGTCCTTGATCGACACCAAGGAAATCGGTGAAAGCGCTCTGCCTGAAGCCATGCCATGGGACAGCATCCCGCCGCGCATCCGCCCGGCAAGCGACCCGTTCAAGCCGTTCCTGGCGCAGTTGCAGGCGCGCCATGACCAGCGCAAGGTCAAGGACGCCGAGTTCGTGTTCATCGAAGACCGTCTGGCCCTGGCCCGCAAGCTGATGAGCGAGAAGAGCGTCAGCCTCAACGAGATCGATCGTCGCGCCGAACACACCGCCATCGAGAATCAGCAACTGGCGCTGGAAAACACCCGGCGCAAGGCCAAAGGCGAAGAACCGCTCAAGGAGCTGAAAAAGGAAGACGAAGAGGCGCTGCCAGTGGAAGACGAGAAGACCAAACCCGAGGATGACGCCTACTTGGCCGAAACCGGGCGCATCCTTATCGACTATCTGGGCCTGAGTGCCACGGTGGCGAAAAAGTGATAGAGGTCAGATGGCGATAGCATAGTGCCAATCTGTCATCATACAGTCATGAAACTGTCGTGAAATAAGGGTCTGCTGACAACGTCAAGCAGACCCTTATTTTTTGCAGTCTTGCAGTAGAGATCGCCATGACCGTGACTGAACAACTGAGCGCCCTGGGTTCCATCCTGGCACAGGGTGATTTGCACAGCTTGTTCCAGCCCATCGTCATGCTTTCAGAGCGTCGCGTGCTGGGCTATGAAGCCCTGACCCGCGGCCCGTCCAACAGCCCCTTGCACTCGCCCATCAGCCTGTTCGCCGTGGCTCGCCAGGCCGGCCGTCTGAGCGAACTGGAACTGGCCTGCCGCGAGAGCGCATGCCGGCGCTTCAGCCAGCAACAACTGCCGGGCAAACTGTTTCTCAACGTCTCCCCCGAGTCGCTGCTCGAAGCCTCGCATCCGCCGGGACGCACCCTGAAGATGCTGCAGCGCTACAACATCGAGCCGCAGAACGTGGTCATCGAGCTGACCGAGCAGACCCCCACTGACGACTTCGACCTGCTCTACAAGGCTTTACACCACTACCGCGACATGGGCTTTTCGATTGCCCTGGACGATTTGGGCGCCGGCTATTCCAGCCTGCGGCTGTGGTCGGAGTTGCGCCCGGACTACGTGAAGATCGACAGGCACTTTATCGACGGCATTCATCAGGATGCCGTGAAGCGCGAATTCGTCGGTTCCATGCTGCAGATGGCCAAGGCATCGCGGGCGACGGTGATCGCCGAAGGCATCGAACTGGCGGATGAACTGGCGGTACTCACCGAAATGGGCATCGATCTGGTTCAAGGTTATCTGCTGGCCCGTCCTCAGGAATGCCCGCCGCGTGATGCCGGGCGCATGCTGCCCAAGGCCGAAGCCGCGCTGGTGCCGCTCAACGAAGACAACGCCGACCTCAGCGTGCTGCTGATCGCCCAGGCGGCGGTCAGCAGTGACACGCCCACGGCAAAAGTGCTCGATGCCTTCCGCCAGCAAGCCAATCTCAACTCGGTGGCGGTGCTGGATGCCAATTCCCGGCCTTGCGGCATCGTGCATCGACACTCGCTTTCAGAAGCCCTGCTCAAGCCCTTTGCCACCGAGCTGTTCGCCCGCAAGCCAATCAGCCGGTTGATGAGCGATGATTTTCTTGCCGTCGAGCTGAGCCAATCGCTGCAACAGGTCAGCCGCCTGCTGACCAGCCGCGCCCGCCAGCGCATCGAAGAAGACTTTATCATCACCAGCAACGGTGCCTATCTGGGGCTGGGCCGGCTGATCGACGTGCTCAAACTGATCACCGAGCAGAAGATCCAGCAAGCCCGTTACGCCAACCCGCTGACCTTGCTGCCCGGCAACGTGCCGATCCAGCAATGCCTGACGAGGGTGCTGCAACAACAGCGCGAGGCGGTGATCTGCTACGTCGATATCGATAGCTTCAAGCCGTTCAACGATATCTACGGCTACGCGCGCGGTGACGAAGTGTTGCTCTGCCTGGCGCACTGCCTGAACGAACGTATCGACCCCAGCCGCGACTTCGTCGGGCATATCGGCGGTGACGACTTTCTGATGGTGCTGGGGGTGGAAGACTGGGAGAAACGCCTGCAGGTGCTGCTGGAGGACTTCCAGAATCAGT comes from the Pseudomonas sp. StFLB209 genome and includes:
- a CDS encoding NAD(P)H-quinone oxidoreductase, with the protein product MKALQGVNGHVEWADSTSPALDVGQVRIKVAAAGLNRADLLQCEGKYPPPPGASEILGLECAGVIAEVGPGSSWQVGDRVCALLAGGGMAEEVVVDARHVLPVPENLGLAEAAALPEVYATAWLNLFQLAAIKPGEKVLLHAGASGVGSAAIQLCKAFGSPVWVSVGSAERLDYCVQLGAQGGVLRSEGLDGLKALGPFDAILDPVGGEDYSNANLKLLAQDGRWVLIGMMGGRHAQLDLAHVLGKRIQLLGSTLRSRDDQFKADLLSDLGQQVWPLFAEGRLSPQLARTYPIEQAQAAFEELASNQVSGKLVLIIDGSLS
- a CDS encoding carboxy terminal-processing peptidase, producing the protein MKHFIPSTALALLIGLATLPMSASTFAANSWDKLQPDRDEVIASLNVVELLKRHHYSKPPLDDKRSVIIYNSYLKLLDPSRSYFLASDVAEFDKWQTQFDDFLKSGDLNAGFTIYKRYLDRSKSRMDFALAELNKGVDKLDFNAKETLLVDRKDAPWPKTAAEMDDLWRKRLKDEVLRLKIAGKEPAKIQETLTKRYKNQLSRLNQTRAEDIFQAYLNSFAMSYDPHTNYLSPDSAENFDINMSLSLEGIGAVLQSDSDNVKIVRLVPAGPAAKTKQVSTADKIIGVAQGDKEMVDVIGWRLDEVVKLIRGPKGSVVRLEIIPASNAPNDQTSKVVSITREAVKLEEQAAKKSILNLKQDGRDYKLGVIEIPAFYLDFKAYRAGDPEYKSTTRDVKKLLTELQAEKVDGLVLDLRNNGGGSLQEATELTSLFIEKGPTVLVRNADGKVDVLEDEAKGAFYKGPMAVLVNRLSASASEIFAGAMQDYHRALIIGGQTFGKGTVQTIQPLNHGELKLTLAKFYRVSGQSTQHQGVVPDITYPSLIDTKEIGESALPEAMPWDSIPPRIRPASDPFKPFLAQLQARHDQRKVKDAEFVFIEDRLALARKLMSEKSVSLNEIDRRAEHTAIENQQLALENTRRKAKGEEPLKELKKEDEEALPVEDEKTKPEDDAYLAETGRILIDYLGLSATVAKK
- a CDS encoding bifunctional diguanylate cyclase/phosphodiesterase, yielding MTVTEQLSALGSILAQGDLHSLFQPIVMLSERRVLGYEALTRGPSNSPLHSPISLFAVARQAGRLSELELACRESACRRFSQQQLPGKLFLNVSPESLLEASHPPGRTLKMLQRYNIEPQNVVIELTEQTPTDDFDLLYKALHHYRDMGFSIALDDLGAGYSSLRLWSELRPDYVKIDRHFIDGIHQDAVKREFVGSMLQMAKASRATVIAEGIELADELAVLTEMGIDLVQGYLLARPQECPPRDAGRMLPKAEAALVPLNEDNADLSVLLIAQAAVSSDTPTAKVLDAFRQQANLNSVAVLDANSRPCGIVHRHSLSEALLKPFATELFARKPISRLMSDDFLAVELSQSLQQVSRLLTSRARQRIEEDFIITSNGAYLGLGRLIDVLKLITEQKIQQARYANPLTLLPGNVPIQQCLTRVLQQQREAVICYVDIDSFKPFNDIYGYARGDEVLLCLAHCLNERIDPSRDFVGHIGGDDFLMVLGVEDWEKRLQVLLEDFQNQCRRFYRAEHLQAGCFNALNRQGVRQEFALLSLSIGVVYLRVEACAQIDASQLADLASQAKHYAKDVIGASIHCIDTARVEELSGI